In Chrysemys picta bellii isolate R12L10 chromosome 4, ASM1138683v2, whole genome shotgun sequence, the sequence GACCTTCCTGACTTGGAAAGGTGCTGGCAGGAAATTGCGCTGGTGAGATTTATATCTAGTCTGTGTATTTACAGAGCATCAGTCATCGGATTATTAATTCCCCACTTGCTTGAGGAAAGGGCTTTGTTCCAGAAGGACTGAGAAAGGGTGGGGAAAATATGAATGGGATGAGAAAAGGGAGGTAGGACATAAGACTGAAGGAAGAGGTCCCAGAACTTTCTAGTGTTGTGAGAGTTCAGAAATGTCCTTGCTATTTTTGTGCTGTTGTAGTAATTTCTGTCTGACCTGTAAGGCTGCTTCTACTACTGGAATGCTTGCAATGTTCTGTACAGCACAGCAACTGCACACACATTCCAATAAAACCAGCTTGTACATACGATCACGTACACAGACATTCCAATCAAAAGGAGACATACAGGCAATATAAACGCTATTCCATGAAAATAGTCTCCTTAGAAAtcagcccagctgcagcaggcTCTTCTCCACACTCTGATTCACTCATGGTACTAGAGATGACAGGCAAAGGGTGATGGCAATGGGTCCACTATTAGTTCGGTCTTCCCTCTCACTCCAATGCAACCCTATTGACCCCAGCAGAGTTCCACTGGAATAATTTAGACCAGGAATTTATTCCATTAACTGCAGAAATAAGTACACACTATCTTTAACCTTTCACATCTAGGTCATAGTTCAAATTTGATCCAAGCCAAGTCTGACACATGGTTGTTTGGTggcctctgtgaaatgagttggtgcgTTTCAGTGCAATTCCTGAGTtgacaggtgtccacatcataAAACACTTAACTACACAATTGGGACCCTTactggcaatctcagcagagaggtctaggactgagccctggtctacactacagagttaggtcgacacaaGGCAGATTACGTCAACCTgactctgtaagtgtctacactaaaatttcacCCCCACTGACGTAACTCGCTCGCTGCACTgatttaataactccacctccatgaatGGTGTAGTCAGtatcaatgtagttaggtcaacgcagTGTCAGTGTGGACATTGTGTTGCTTACATTCACTGTTTCTGGCTTTTAGAAGCTGTCCCACCATGTCCCATGCTGACAGTTCAGTTGGTGCaaggactcctggtgaggacatgcacagccgacacaaggagcaaaaGGTAGATACACACAAGCGATGTAATTATTGTGGCAGTTGTATGTCAACATAAGTTAGGttgactcaggcctggtctacactaggcgtttatgtcgaagttagcgccgttacatcgaattaaccctgcacccgtccacactgcgatgctatttagttcgacatagaggtctctttaattcgacttctgtactcctccccgacgaggggagtagcgctaaattcgacatggccatgtcgaattaggctaggtgtggatggaaatcgacgctaatagctccgggagctatcccacagtgcaccactctgttgacgctctggacagcagtgcgagctcggatgctctgaccagccacacaggaaaagccccgggaaaatttgaattggaattccttttcctgtctggacagtttgaatctcatttcctgtctggacatcgtggcgagcacagcagcactggcaacgatgcagagctctccagcagtgatggccgtgcagtctgtgaatagaaagagagccccagcatggactgatcgtgaagtcttggatctcatcgctgtgtggggcgatgagtccgtgctttccgagctgcgatccaaaagaaggaatgcaaagatctacgagaagatctctaaagacatggcagagagaggatacagccgggatgcaacgcagtgccgcgtgaaaatcaaggagctgagacaaggctaccagaagaccaaagaggcaaacggacgctccggatcccatccccagacatcccgtttctacgaggcactgcattccatcctcggtgcggccgccaccactaccccaccagtgaccgtggactctgaggatgggatactgtccacggccggttcctcggacatgttaggggacggggaagatgaggaaggagatgaggagggcgaggcagtcggcagctctcacaacgctgatttccccgacagccaggatctcttcatcacccttacagagatcccctacgaagcgtccccagccgttaccccggacacagaatctggtgaaggatcagccagtaagtgttgtaaacatctaaacatttatttttaacaaaacaggaatattaacaattaaaagaatgggttgttcatgattagtgtgccctaggcgcttaacggtttagtcatgggcagtgcaagttttgaaaagaaatctagcaatgtccggttttcagtgattgtcctgcacaagccgctctaccgtttattccctgctactgcagctacagtaaaatgcggtcaatatgtccggggatagagcagtaatcctcctgggacatctcgatgaagctctcctggaggtaatttgaaagccgttgcatgaggttcctggggagagcggccttattgggtcctccgaagtacgacacgttgccgcgccacgagattatcaagtactcgggaatcattgctctgcacagcagggcggcatacggccctggtctttggaggctttcccggagcattctctctttgtcgctctcggagatcctcatcagggtgatgtcggccatggtgacctgcttttaattaggtaggggaatgttagtgttgggactgcttgcccgttcctttacagaactgtaaccgctggtttgcagccacgcggtggaggcgggagaggggcagccgaaagggatcgttcccggggacagccgcgagggggtgggacaggggcagagttcccgcttgccggattgctggcagcagggactgacattgctttaaatgtgaaatgaggccagtggtaatataaaagttttaaactgccacaagtgtacggcttaccatgtctgcctgcaacagaaattccgttgtgctgccccgcttctcaaatgtgctgttcaagaccccaggcactgaatgcgaaggctgagaattcgaccttgtactgagtgcgcatgtgaaaggtgctgtgcatggtcttgttcacagagaaagactatgttctttgttcacaactacatttatctttctgaggaattcactccctttttcccatttccacagccccatctgcgactgtctcacaacctagcctggaatcacactcccagaggctagcgcggattaggcgtaggaagaaggggacacgggaggacatgttctctgagcttatggcctgttcccaagcccaggaagcacagcagacccagtggcgggagaacttgacccgaatgcaccaagccaacatggatcgggaggagaggtggcggcaggaagaccagcaggcgactcaaacgctgcttggactactgagggagcaaacggacacgctccggcgccttgtggatgttctgcaggaacggaggcaggaggacagagccccgctgcagtccatctctaaccgccctcccccgccaccaagtcccatacccacctcacccaaagtgcaaagaaggagaggcggcagagtccctgctaagtctcactccacccctgcagagagctctagtagcagaaggctctcatttcccaaaatttgaaaagttctttccttcccgcctgacacaagcccacgtccaagtttcacctcccaatgccatgtgtagttgataataaaaaattcgtttctgttaactactgtttcaatcatgttcttttggaggaggaggggaaagggggttggtaattggacaggacagtctcctttggcagggtacatagtcgggggcaggcacagcagcagggcacatacacagtgcagtgatgcagtgactagttaccccggttagtctgggaggttgttttcatgttatgttgggggggggggtgttgctctgtgactttgtggcgggggaagggcagttacagatcttaagcgccggtccttaggcaggatcacagagccacacagcatgggatctgtaaccgtcctccccctgccacaaagtcacatagaccccccacacacacagtcccgatcaggaggggtgacaggctccgttgaaacaagcatcccaccgcagcggagcctgtcaatccttgagtttagaagctgcattcgcgtcacaacactacacccgctccgcaccacagtctgcgtcccagttttaaaaaattcccgcgaaaacagtattaaagaaaacggtgtgctttaacaaagtagaactatttttatttcgacacgtgtgttggaggggaggtgaagggggtatgtaactggataggatagtcaacattaactgggtaaagaaacgggggcaggtttagcttctcagtacacaaactttaaagtcacaggttaccctgctcactcaggaactttgctttcaaagcctcccggatgcacatcgcttcccgctggtctcttctaatcgcccggctgtctggctgtgagtaatcaccagccaggctattttcctcaacctcccaccccgccataaaggtctcccccttgctctcacagagattgtggagcacacagcaagctgctataacaacggggatattggtttcgctgagatcacagcgagtcagtaagcttctccatctccccttgagacggccaaaagcacactccaccaccattctgcacttgctcagccggtagttgaagagttctttttcagtgtccagggcgccagtatagggcttcatgagccagggcattagtgggtaggctgggtccccgaggatgactataggcatctccacatccccaacagttattttgtggtccgggaagtaaataccttgttgcagccgtctaaacagaccagagttcctgaaaacacgagcgtcatgaaccttgcccggccatcccacgtagatgttggtaaaacgtcccctgtggtccaccagtgcttgcagcaccatggaaaagtatccctttcggttaatgtactgggtggcctggtggtccggtgccaggatagggatgtgagttccatctatggccccaccgcagtttgggaatcccatcgctgcgaagccatctatgatcgcctccacgtttcccagggtcactacctttggcagcagtacatcaacgattgccttcgctacttgcatcacaacaacccccacggtagatttgcccaccccaaactggttcgcgactgaccggtagctgtctggcgttgcaagcttccagagggctatggccacttgcttctgtacactcagtgcagctcgcaaccgggtgtcactgcgcttcagggcaggggacagcaactcacaaagttccaggaaagttcccttccgcatgcgaaagtttcgcagccactgggattcattccagacctgcagcactatgcggtcccaccactcagtgcttgtttcccgtgcccagaatcgccgttccacggcatcaacatgacccattgccactgtgatgtcctcggcgctgggtcccctgctttctgacaggtctgtgctactctcagacttcaggacatcaccgcggtgccgtagcctcctcgcctgacttttctgcatctgcctcagggaaacctttatgataagctgcgaggcattgagagcggccacaactgcagcgatggtcgcagcgggctccatgctcggagtacagtggcgtccgcgctgtcaatgactggaaaagcgcgcgaactgatttcccgccggcgctttcagggagggagggcgggagtgatggacggatgacgacagtttcccaaaagcaccctcgactcattttgttacccagaaggcattgccggctacacccagaattccaatgggcagaggggactgcgggaactgtgggatagctgaccacagtgcaccgcttcgaatgtcgacgctttcaccgttagtgtggacgcacaaagtcgaattactgtccttagtgtggacacacacgttcgactttgcaatatcgattccaaaaattcgatgcaagtaaaatcgaactactctcgtagtgtagacaaggccttaattttgtagtgtagacatacctgtagtAGTTCTAGAAGTCCAGTCAGCATCATGGTTAAGGCACTCTAGTGGGAACTAGATGTGTATGGGGAGCTTGTCCTATTGCTTTCCTATACTGTATCTGTTCTGTAGCAAAACAAGTCCTATTCTATATTCTAGTCTATGTAGATTTTTAGATTGCACTCATCACTGCAGTGTCcaagtgccttccagtagtgaaataagcaatgtgactacacGTGTCATGTGTTGTTTGTTCTTGCATCCTCTCCCTAGAGGGACAAGCATGATGAGtgaagtgtcttgttttggtagggttgtgggttggggttttttgtttttgtgtaggtttttttgttgttgtttttaaatatacctgttgctatgtTCTTATATATTAGAGACAGcaaagtcaaagaaatgtgccttgcacttggcgTGGAAAGTGCTGAAGTTTCTGATAGTGCTTAGTATCTGCGGGAGATAATTCCGCAGTCTCAGACTGCCCCCTGTCTCTCACACAGACAAGCTTTACTTTTATTattgagagttccattgtgccagagaagCAAAGTTGTAGACAGTAGTCTTTGTGATGGAGCTTTAGATGGTCTTTTAGCTCAGCCTGGTGCAGGCCATGTAGACCTTTGAAGCTAAGGACTGATTCAAAATTCTATGGGAGGCCAGTGTAGAGAGAAGAGGACAGACGTGAGGTGCTcacagtagcctgtgttgctAAGGAGATGCTTTGCAGCATTTTTACTActtggagtttcctaagtgctTAAAGTTTCATGCTCAAGTATAtcacattgctgtagtccagctgaGCGGTAAcaaaggcatgaataactgaggccaggtcttcaTCTGTCAGGATGGGAAGGAGTCTCCTACCCAACCAGAGATAGTAGAATGCATTACTCACAACCTTTTCAATGTGAGACCTCAGCGTCAGCAaggaatccaagagtactccTACACTATGGACTAAATAGACCAGTTGTGGGTATGAACCTTCAGTCAAAGAAAACTGCAAtgtggctccaaactcctccaaaCACTTTCCTCTGCCCACCTTGATTGGGTTCAGCTTCAACTGTTCTTCATTCATTAGCTGATCTCATCAAGGCACTGGGCCATCTTGGTGGTAGTCGTGTGGTCAGATGTGGTGAAAGATGTATCATCTccatattgctggcacttgaaTCCCTGCCATCAGACCAGTTCACCTAGGGGTTTCAAGTAGATGTTGAAAAGGACCAGAGAAAGAACTAATCCTTGTGGAACCCAACAAGTGAGGAGTCTAACATGGGAGGTTCTGTTTCCCATCACTACTCTTTGGATGCATGCCGCCGAAGGACTCAGATCATTTTTGCACATTACCCTGGACCCCTGTGACCTCTTTCAGGTCAGACAGCAATACCTCATGGTCAACAGTGTCGAACGCTGCAGAGGGGTCCAAGAGGATGAGAATGGATGCCTATCCTCTATCCATTGTCAGGAGGAGATTATCCACCAGTGCCACTAATGCAGTTTCAGTTCCACGTCTTGGCCTAAGTCCAAATTGTGCCAGGTCTAGAATTATGGCGTCAGTTAGATGATCTTGTAGTCAGTCTTTGGCTAGCTTCTCTGTGATCTTGCTCGGGAATGACAGGTTTGATGACAGTTGGCTAGGACTGAAGTATCCAGGGTGGATTTCTTCAGTCTTCAAGGCACTTCAGTCTCCATATCTGTCAATACAGCATCTTTCCCTAACATGAAATTCAGAAGGATACATTCAATTTAAAAGAGGCCTCCAAAATGTACCCCTCCCATTAGCCTTGGAAATCCCAGTCAAAACAAATGTATGTGTAGATATTACCCATGTAACCCTAAGAGGAACAGTTTCCAACACTTCTTACAAATAAATCCACACCTTAAATCACACTTCACATTTGAACTGGAGTTAAAAAAACAATCTTGAGTGCTCTAGTGTGCtgtcctctccccactgcagccttgTCATTTACAAAGGTCttagtctatgtctacactacaagcgctACAGCAGCTCGGCTGTAGTGCCATAGTGTAGAAAATCCTATAGAGACGGAAGAGTTTTTCCTTCtacataggtaatccacctccccaagcagtAGTAGCTAggacaacagaagaattctttgaTCCACGTAGCtgtgtctataccaggggttaggtcagcttaactacagtgctgagggatgtgaaaaaattagCTAGccatgtagctaggtcaatgtaAATTttaagtgtggaccaggccttaaggccaaatcctggtcccttACACAACTCCTGGATAAATGGTCTTTCAGCTAAAAACATTCACACTGTGGAGGAGAGAGAGGTTTTCAGGGGTGGGAGGATTCTCTCTCTAACAGCAAGTTATGGAGCAGCCATTGGTGtagtttaaaacaattatttcaaGTCCCTCTGCTTTTACTCCATCTTGGATCCTTTCCTGTACTATCTCCACTCTACTGAAACTGCTTTGCTTATCTTGCCCAAATCTCAGGGCATCTGCTCCATCCTTAGTGACACTGTCAATGACACCCTCCTTTTTGAATTCcgttctctctctgctttcataactctgtcctctcctggttcttctACCCACTCTAGATGTTCCTTTTGTGTGCCCTCATCTTCTCCTCTCCCACATGCCACAGGCttccctcctcttcttcttctacACCCTCTCTCTGGATGGTCTCATCCACTCTCACAGTTCCAGCTTCAAGCCAACAACTTACAAATCTGCATCTCTTCTTGTGATtggtctccctccctccctcttgtcCTGCACCTGGGGTCATTGTTCTGACATCTCTTGACTGTCTCAACATCAACTTAaatttaacatggacaaaactgACCTCCTGATCTTCCTTCCCAAGCCCTATCCACGGCCCACAATTCTCTGTCGCTGCTCATCATCCTTGTCACTCAAGCCCGTACACTGGGGATCATCTTTGACTCATCCTTCTCCCTACCTGACATATTCAGATCATGTCAAAAATCCCACGGCTTCTTGCTTCGTAACATTTCCAGATTCCAACTTTTTCTTGCTGCCCACACTGCCAAACTCCAGTGAAGTGCTCATTCCACTCAGGGCACTTCATGACCTTATCAGACTGAAAATTGTGAGAAAGATAAAGAGGCCTGTACATGAAAACTGAACTCTAAATTTGTGTTTTTTAGGAGGAAAAGGTTTTTTGCTCTTACAGAGTTAGAATTAAAGTCTAACCTTTCACCCAAATTGTGTCAAATTCTGTGAACTGTGGGTTAAAATGCTGTTCAAAGTTGAGACACTGAGAACCAGAATATAAAAGGGAAAGTTCACCACCTGTCTGTAGAACAGGAACAGTTGTGTAATCTCAAGGGAAAGGTACTTTTCTCTGTGTGTGACTGGGTGAACATGAGTGATGGTTGTCCAGAATGTCACTTCCACCCTTTTGCTAGCTTTGCATTGAAGTGGACATAGAATCAGTGAGACACAAATTCCATAATATGGTTAAATGCAGAGGCCACAACTTTATCTAAAGCTATTACCTAGCTGGGATAACCACGCCAAACTTCACAAAATGGTTGTTCCAGTGCAGATCTCAACAGGCACAAATGGTCCCAGTGGACTGTAAACCCCACTACACTCTGGGCTGCCAACAAACCCTGATTGGAAGCCAGAAGCCTGCTCCCCTCGCCCCCAACATTCTCCAGGCTGCGGGTAGGATACATAAGATAAGGGGAGCCACAGGCTGCATGAGACATAGCGGCAAACCCCCTTACCATGCAATGCCATGCCCAGGATCAATGCCCAAGCAGCAAGCTAATGGGCTACtgggacttcagtgggacccTTTGTAACCTACCAATCAAATTGGAACCTACCAGAGTAGCAACAATTGTAATTTAACCCCCGCAAACCAGACCTCTTAGATGCCAGGTGGAAGGTGAAAAGCATCACATGATAGCTAACCATCTTTGCCATGTGGGAAAAGCCCCTTCCCGATCCCCCCAAATTGGTGATGAGTCAAGACTCCAGCATCACCAGAAATCCAGCAACTACATTAAAGATGGGAAGGGTGAGGCTGAACTAGTGAGCCCACAATGAATAAACTAAATTAACTAAATAAACACTGCTCATGCTCCATCAGCACCTCATGGGAGTCAGTCACCCAGCCCCACTACACAATGGCAGCAGCAGTGGGCAGGAGAGGCCCCAGAGCCTGGGCCCAGATGCAGCATgtgaccccctcctccccttccctgcaccccacagcacaaggaaggaaggagaagagaagaagCAGCCCCCACATACTAAAGGCAAGGGAGAGAGGTGGAAAGGAAAGGGGACACTCTCTCAGCTGCTCCCACTTGAGAACTCTCCTCACATGCCTCTCCACACCTTCCCTCCAAGCCCAGATGGTGTCTCCGCTGCTTCTGGCTCATCAAGGCTGGGTAGCAGGGTGAGCATTTTTAGAAATTAATATGAGGCTTTTAAGTCTCAAAAGCCATCCTGTGTAAGTATCAGCCTTTGGGGGTTTGCGTGCTTGGCTTTCTCCTTTCCAGTTTTTTCAGTAGAGGGACACCCCTACTTCAGGCATCTGATACTTGTTTCCTAACTCCTGCAGGTGACTGGTAGTGAGTATGTGCAGGAGGGTGTGTGGAATTTATCTGAAAATGGTGCCTCATTAATGGTTTCTCAAAACAACCCGTGAccgacttcttgtgtgaccttgggcaaatcatctAGTTTTCCTTTGCTtggttccccttc encodes:
- the LOC135983113 gene encoding uncharacterized protein LOC135983113 produces the protein MQSSPAVMAVQSVNRKRAPAWTDREVLDLIAVWGDESVLSELRSKRRNAKIYEKISKDMAERGYSRDATQCRVKIKELRQGYQKTKEANGRSGSHPQTSRFYEALHSILGAAATTTPPVTVDSEDGILSTAGSSDMLGDGEDEEGDEEGEAVGSSHNADFPDSQDLFITLTEIPYEASPAVTPDTESGEGSATPSATVSQPSLESHSQRLARIRRRKKGTREDMFSELMACSQAQEAQQTQWRENLTRMHQANMDREERWRQEDQQATQTLLGLLREQTDTLRRLVDVLQERRQEDRAPLQSISNRPPPPPSPIPTSPKVQRRRGGRVPAKSHSTPAESSSSRRLSFPKI